One window from the genome of Malacoplasma penetrans HF-2 encodes:
- a CDS encoding M60 family peptidase N-terminal accessory domain-containing protein, whose translation MKSKKNNFFGLKNKFNKVKESISNTRENVVSSISNQIESVNNTFNEYKTNLNDSKKRFKKFVKKNKLLMISTGTVLGTFTFAMTIYFSQTLSFYQMESRGSKQGNNIDTLYSHDSYITKKYRRSAARTYSGTLSGFPAITTRNGAEAKTSISFYSADYYPSPVHPYFTNTGTQSGTPSDTEKMNNVWDENTLLNSSQFIQWAIANKQLKKHPAIDLQYYQAATNNTSEYYHKLPDDALAVEKNFNIDLTQPGYVVTGLYAPPGEVINIKIPGLTDEEVKALNLTLTIGDNENPAPGYNASNYSRASKRLPVMKTSISITTSEFKYGSPFGGIVNVVVNKEPGLNALKNVGMVINGAVEALHYIHGYTTEAEWKRLTKEAKAPIFDIAADHIKFAGPVHTLSPYFKGDSATYTQ comes from the coding sequence ATGAAATCTAAAAAGAATAATTTTTTTGGTTTAAAAAATAAATTTAATAAAGTAAAAGAATCTATTTCAAATACTAGAGAAAATGTTGTTAGTAGTATTTCAAATCAAATTGAATCTGTTAATAATACTTTTAATGAATACAAAACTAATTTAAATGATTCTAAAAAAAGATTTAAAAAGTTTGTTAAGAAAAATAAATTGTTAATGATCTCAACTGGTACAGTATTGGGAACATTTACATTTGCTATGACAATTTATTTTTCTCAAACATTAAGTTTTTACCAAATGGAATCACGTGGTAGTAAACAAGGGAATAATATTGATACTTTATATAGTCATGACTCATACATTACTAAAAAGTATAGAAGATCAGCTGCAAGAACATATTCTGGGACTTTAAGTGGATTTCCTGCAATCACTACTAGGAATGGTGCAGAGGCTAAGACAAGTATCTCTTTTTATAGTGCTGATTATTATCCATCACCAGTTCACCCATACTTCACAAATACCGGTACTCAAAGTGGTACACCATCTGACACAGAAAAAATGAATAATGTGTGAGATGAAAACACACTATTAAATTCTAGTCAATTTATTCAGTGAGCAATTGCAAACAAACAATTAAAAAAACATCCTGCAATTGACCTTCAATATTATCAAGCAGCAACTAACAATACTAGTGAGTATTATCACAAATTACCAGATGATGCTTTGGCAGTAGAAAAGAACTTTAACATTGATTTAACCCAACCAGGTTATGTAGTAACAGGGTTATATGCTCCACCAGGTGAAGTTATTAACATCAAAATTCCTGGATTAACTGATGAAGAAGTTAAAGCTTTAAATTTAACTTTAACAATAGGTGACAATGAAAATCCAGCTCCTGGATATAATGCTTCAAACTACTCTAGAGCTAGCAAAAGATTACCAGTCATGAAAACAAGCATTAGTATAACTACTAGTGAATTTAAATATGGTTCTCCTTTTGGTGGAATTGTTAATGTTGTTGTTAACAAAGAACCTGGTTTAAATGCTTTAAAAAATGTAGGGATGGTAATTAATGGTGCTGTTGAAGCTTTGCACTACATTCATGGATACACAACAGAAGCAGAATGAAAGAGATTAACTAAAGAAGCTAAAGCTCCTATATTTGATATAGCAGCAGATCATATTAAGTTTGCAGGCCCTGTTCACACTTTAAGCCCTTATTTTAAAGGTGATAGTGCAACATATACTCAATAA
- a CDS encoding YigZ family protein: MKKVLKNGSTSYFQINGSKFYGFGFYIEDENEVNSIVKKLWEEHKKAVHICYGLVCNQNNLLIERFDDDNEPKNLAGKKILLALQNNNFVNSLVVVVRYKTKSLLGSGLLSRSYYKVSELLLQESENYSEYTNTYKFEIDIKDQKELSNLLNLSKSNRLTILEQSESKATIRVEELNLEFVKQKLNLC; this comes from the coding sequence ATGAAAAAAGTATTAAAAAATGGTTCTACTTCTTATTTCCAAATAAATGGTTCAAAGTTCTATGGATTTGGATTTTATATAGAAGATGAAAATGAAGTAAATTCTATTGTTAAAAAGTTATGAGAAGAACATAAAAAAGCAGTTCATATATGCTATGGATTAGTTTGTAATCAAAACAATTTATTAATAGAAAGATTTGATGATGATAATGAACCTAAAAATCTTGCAGGTAAAAAAATCTTATTAGCTTTACAAAATAATAATTTTGTAAATTCTTTAGTAGTGGTTGTAAGATATAAAACTAAATCACTATTAGGAAGTGGTTTACTATCTAGAAGTTATTACAAGGTTAGTGAATTATTGTTGCAAGAAAGTGAAAATTATAGTGAATATACAAACACTTATAAATTTGAAATAGATATAAAAGATCAAAAGGAATTATCTAACCTTTTAAATTTATCTAAATCTAATAGACTTACAATTTTGGAACAATCAGAATCTAAAGCAACTATAAGAGTAGAAGAATTAAACTTAGAATTTGTAAAACAAAAACTAAATTTATGTTAA
- a CDS encoding adenylosuccinate synthetase: MNLNKIIYKINNENFKKFQVFNSSNTLNFFIVSDFSKIPPQEIIRLLNNDRKIIIDDNSIVSVETIKEIFSTLQFSDKLKNLYISKEAYLQCGFHKDFSDLLAELEIINESNADLIVKSDIPLQAGLKLKYFENPDYLLKVLDGTLYIKKIFLEKFDNFKFSLKNEFENLLKFGTIVKNNLISSSNIFIEEISKNYNVICNVLDLENNFYPEIDNIEKWGLLSCVDLDSNLVASLNSEESNHLPGFLHLESKNFGWIDAVKIKRNIKKQNIKKIILENIEWLDNFEELKICTEYGFNFMRTKTLPQINKVDKTIALYTKFDGWNKETKSIINPEDVPFEMLYFIHELKRILCIETIYLRLQGVEIEV; encoded by the coding sequence ATGAATTTAAATAAGATCATCTACAAAATTAATAATGAAAATTTTAAAAAGTTCCAAGTTTTCAATTCATCAAACACATTAAACTTCTTTATTGTTAGTGACTTTTCTAAAATTCCTCCTCAGGAAATTATTAGATTATTGAATAATGATAGAAAAATAATAATTGATGATAATTCAATTGTTAGTGTCGAAACAATTAAAGAAATCTTTTCTACTTTACAGTTTAGTGATAAATTGAAAAACTTATATATATCTAAAGAAGCATATTTACAATGTGGTTTTCACAAAGATTTTAGTGACCTACTAGCTGAGCTAGAAATCATTAATGAATCAAATGCAGACTTAATTGTAAAATCTGACATTCCATTACAAGCAGGATTAAAACTAAAGTATTTTGAAAATCCTGATTACTTATTAAAGGTGTTAGATGGAACTTTATATATTAAAAAAATATTTTTAGAAAAATTTGATAACTTCAAATTTAGTTTAAAAAATGAATTTGAAAACTTATTGAAATTTGGAACTATAGTAAAAAATAATTTAATTTCTTCTTCAAATATCTTTATTGAAGAAATATCTAAGAACTACAATGTTATTTGTAATGTTTTAGATCTTGAAAACAATTTCTACCCTGAAATTGATAATATCGAAAAATGAGGATTATTATCTTGTGTGGATTTAGATAGTAATTTAGTAGCTTCTCTAAATTCTGAAGAATCTAATCACTTACCAGGTTTTTTGCATTTAGAATCTAAAAACTTTGGTTGAATAGATGCTGTAAAAATTAAAAGAAATATCAAGAAACAAAACATTAAAAAAATCATTTTAGAAAATATTGAATGATTAGATAATTTTGAAGAACTAAAAATTTGTACAGAATATGGATTTAACTTCATGCGTACAAAAACATTACCTCAAATTAATAAAGTAGATAAAACAATTGCTTTATATACAAAGTTTGATGGTTGAAATAAAGAAACTAAATCTATTATTAACCCAGAAGATGTTCCATTTGAAATGTTGTATTTTATACATGAACTTAAAAGAATTCTATGCATTGAAACAATCTATTTAAGATTGCAAGGTGTTGAAATAGAAGTTTAA
- a CDS encoding M60 family metallopeptidase — MALDALYTINKNAVWKQSYRHIHSNFVAYGAAVSFVGASYINSPWSWSASILNYENVLNEGSWGVMHENNHQNQGSWGYTGSGEVTNNVLTIASYLNFTNVSNNRYKWINYNATDGKISKRGNNHIYKLNGYLNVDTYLDEYVNDNNSPDKNKAREGIDYDYSVIMSHFGTSTFQKIIRSYSDSTVTDFEGNKITIPESIKNDRNAIFVYRISAVTGYDWIEYTYNSGLISSDMKTKLETALSTNFPVTNTNDSTGGNSGSGSSSSTTNKNRLKKFLPVGSFYASQVAYDVATDENGNVIEPNNYTSIQRPFLIPKTAFTSGYKFNLSDSTKTATKKQMDSNYTLSDYKITKNPNSRSSYDSSSNTLTYYPDTSNLNNTDSFEYEVTVKDGGSNQYIVRYKVDLQLEGNTTEFVVPSNENYQQYYSSQITSYHNDINWDTNVTVGSEQKSLSLLRDNTSGSNNFTAATTKDSTSNDFLFTFEIPFRRDVDVNYLELWPNSVNRTAPDGIIIKDAKDNILFEGDFEKTAYPKFSFPSARTNKLKVSLKTFDREAGNTGDDGVTSFTEKPVSRTVQVWYLDAGLKVSPTLILTPDSEWIYTVGDWKRGNKDGKVNGASLYTILPGTKVAFGFRGTAFTIVGTKDIGYGSFNVYIDHKYYSTVSTSSKSRSANEGLFSASNLSEGEHYVSITTKNSAPVEIQYFALEGTAQPISVNDWFYFLAIGLSIIVLLTIVITVLSVMYYLKVKNKRITIFDKFKSKFKAKPNRLENDEDDEIALEKVEEKNNSKPIENKNIDLKDSKEFKKEEQNKNTETKPKKDKDKKSKRNK; from the coding sequence ATGGCATTAGATGCTTTATATACAATTAATAAAAATGCTGTTTGAAAACAATCATACCGACATATTCATAGTAACTTTGTAGCCTATGGGGCAGCAGTTAGTTTTGTGGGTGCTTCATATATTAATTCACCATGAAGTTGATCAGCATCAATTTTAAATTATGAAAATGTTCTTAATGAAGGTTCTTGAGGTGTAATGCATGAGAACAATCACCAAAACCAAGGTTCTTGAGGATATACAGGAAGTGGTGAAGTTACTAACAATGTATTAACAATTGCTTCATATTTAAACTTTACTAATGTTTCTAACAATAGATATAAATGAATAAATTACAATGCAACAGATGGAAAAATCTCTAAGAGAGGAAATAACCACATTTATAAATTAAATGGATATTTGAATGTTGATACTTATTTAGATGAATATGTAAATGACAATAATAGTCCTGATAAAAATAAAGCAAGAGAAGGTATTGATTATGATTATTCAGTAATTATGTCTCATTTTGGAACTAGCACTTTCCAAAAAATTATTAGAAGTTATAGTGATTCTACAGTTACTGATTTCGAAGGAAATAAAATTACTATTCCTGAATCTATAAAAAATGACAGAAATGCAATATTTGTTTATAGAATTTCTGCTGTTACTGGATATGACTGAATTGAATACACTTATAACTCTGGATTGATTTCTAGTGATATGAAAACCAAATTAGAAACTGCTTTATCAACAAATTTCCCTGTTACTAATACTAACGATAGTACTGGTGGTAACAGTGGATCTGGTAGTTCTTCATCAACAACTAATAAAAATAGACTAAAGAAGTTTTTACCAGTTGGTAGTTTTTATGCTTCTCAAGTTGCATATGATGTAGCAACTGATGAAAATGGAAATGTAATTGAACCTAATAACTATACATCTATCCAAAGACCTTTCTTAATTCCAAAAACTGCTTTTACTAGTGGATATAAATTTAATTTATCTGATAGTACTAAAACTGCTACTAAAAAACAAATGGATTCTAATTACACATTATCTGATTATAAAATTACAAAAAATCCAAATAGTAGAAGTAGTTATGACTCGAGTTCTAACACTTTAACATATTATCCAGATACTTCTAATCTAAATAACACTGACAGTTTTGAATATGAAGTTACTGTAAAAGATGGAGGAAGTAATCAATATATTGTTAGATATAAAGTTGATTTACAGTTAGAGGGAAATACTACTGAATTTGTAGTACCTAGTAATGAAAATTATCAACAATACTATAGTTCTCAAATTACTTCATATCATAATGATATTAATTGAGATACCAATGTAACAGTTGGAAGTGAACAAAAATCTTTATCTTTACTAAGAGATAATACAAGTGGTAGCAATAACTTTACAGCAGCAACTACAAAAGATTCAACTTCTAATGACTTTTTATTTACTTTTGAAATCCCATTTAGAAGAGATGTGGATGTTAACTATTTAGAACTATGACCAAATTCAGTAAATAGAACTGCACCAGATGGAATAATAATTAAAGATGCTAAAGACAATATTTTATTTGAGGGAGACTTTGAAAAAACAGCTTATCCTAAATTTTCTTTCCCTTCAGCTAGAACTAATAAATTAAAAGTATCTTTAAAAACTTTTGATAGGGAAGCAGGGAATACTGGAGATGATGGGGTTACAAGCTTTACTGAAAAACCAGTATCTAGAACAGTACAAGTCTGATACCTAGATGCAGGGTTAAAAGTTTCTCCAACATTAATTCTTACTCCAGACTCAGAATGAATCTATACAGTTGGTGATTGAAAGAGAGGTAATAAAGATGGGAAAGTAAATGGAGCATCTTTATACACAATCTTACCTGGCACTAAAGTTGCATTTGGTTTTAGAGGAACTGCATTTACAATTGTTGGAACTAAAGACATAGGATATGGATCATTTAATGTATATATTGATCACAAATATTACAGTACAGTTTCAACAAGTTCAAAATCAAGATCAGCAAATGAAGGATTATTCAGTGCTTCAAATTTAAGTGAAGGAGAACATTACGTGTCTATTACTACTAAAAACTCAGCTCCAGTAGAAATTCAATATTTTGCATTAGAGGGAACTGCTCAACCAATCAGTGTTAACGATTGATTCTACTTCTTAGCAATTGGTTTATCAATTATTGTTTTATTAACAATTGTTATTACTGTTTTATCAGTAATGTATTATTTAAAAGTTAAAAATAAAAGAATTACTATTTTTGATAAATTTAAATCTAAGTTTAAAGCTAAACCAAATAGGCTTGAAAATGATGAAGATGATGAAATTGCTTTAGAAAAAGTAGAAGAAAAAAATAATAGTAAACCAATAGAAAACAAGAACATTGATTTAAAAGATTCAAAAGAATTTAAAAAAGAGGAACAAAATAAAAATACTGAGACTAAACCTAAAAAAGATAAAGATAAAAAATCTAAAAGGAATAAATAA